In Euphorbia lathyris chromosome 10, ddEupLath1.1, whole genome shotgun sequence, a single genomic region encodes these proteins:
- the LOC136209001 gene encoding F-box protein SKIP28 codes for METVIESVSGAPHDAFFLVLPYLPLYHLLTIGQVCKSFREALNQDILPWLHLIIDIPLSPRLSDQILIKLTSKANSRLTTLVLRNCARISDDGLLRVIHNNPLITKLHLPGCTSLTPEGIIRAVETLSQNKTSLNSLRINGIPNLNKHHLQTLSSYLQTSTPPEKSQPILYHLRRTFPSESDGLIDVDVCPRCQEIKMVFECSREGCRQKKRAQDQVLADCRGCNLCIPRCEECGGCIDSEEELEEAVCSDILCRDCWLSLPKCNHCNKPYCKHHTNLQYSSLDCAGFVCETCHFQATTNSSFSSDAAE; via the exons ATGGAGACTGTTATTGAATCGGTGTCAGGAGCACCCCACGATGCTTTCTTCCTTGTCTTGCCTTATCTTCCTCTCTATCATCTTCTTACCATTGGTCAAGTTTGCAAGTCATTTAGGGAAGCACTCAACCAGGATATATTACCATGGCTCCATCTCATTATCGACATTCCTCTCAGCCCTCGCTTGTCTGATCAAATTTTGatcaaactcacttcaaaagCAAATTCTAGATTAACGACTTTGGTTCTCAGAAACTGTGCAAGGATTTCAGATGATGGTCTTCTCAGGGTCATTCACAATAATCCACTTATCACTAAG CTCCACCTACCAGGATGCACCAGCTTAACTCCTGAAGGAATTATCAGAGCTGTGGAGACACTGTCCCAAAACAAAACTAGCTTAAACAGCCTGCGAATAAATGGCATCCCCAACTTAAACAAACACCACCTTCAAACACTTTCCTCCTATCTTCAGACGAGTACACCACCAGAAAAGTCACAGCCTATCCTATATCATCTTCGTAGAACTTTTCCATCAGAAAGTGATGGCTTGATTGATGTTGATGTGTGTCCAAGATGCCAGGAAATTAAAATGGTTTTCGAATGCTCAAGAGAAGGATGCAGGCAGAAGAAGAGAGCCCAGGACCAGGTGCTTGCAGATTGCAGGGGATGCAATTTGTGCATTCCTAGGTGTGAAGAGTGTGGTGGATGTATCGACAGTGAAGAAGAACTAGAGGAGGCAGTATGTTCAGACATTTTGTGTCGAGATTGTTGGCTTTCTCTTCCCAAATGCAATCACTGCAACAAGCCATATTGTAAGCATCATACCAATCTGCAGTACAGTTCATTGGATTGTGCTGGTTTCGTTTGCGAAACGTGTCATTTTCAAGCCACCACAAACTCAAGTTTTAGCTCTGATGCTGCTGAATAA
- the LOC136209000 gene encoding glucan endo-1,3-beta-glucosidase 3, which yields MAVILYLFLLVISAVSADEDAFIGINIGTALSDMPNPTQVVALLKAQNIRHVRIYDADRAMLLALANTGIRVTVSVPNEQLLGIGQSNATAANWVARNIIAHVPATNITTIAVGSEIFTALPNAAPVLVSALKFIHSALVASNLDSHIKVSTPHSSSIILDSFPPSQAFFNRSWDPVMVPLLKFLQSTGSHFMLNVYPYYDYIQSNGVIPLDYALFRPLPPNKEAVDANTLLHYTNVFDALVDAAYFAMSYLNFTNVPIVVTESGWPSKGDSTEPYATVENANTYNSNLIRHVLNNTGTPKHPGIAVSTYIYELYNEDLRPGLISEKNWGLFDANGIPVYTLHLTGAGTVLANDTTNQTFCVAKEGSDPKMLQAALDWACGPGKVDCTALLQGQPCYQPDNVVSHSTYAFNAYFQLMGKSPGTCDFKGVASITTTDPSHGSCIYPGSAGRNGTLTNTTSLAPSSSTTSSDSIPLNHYNVVLLQTSVIIGALLMTAVFL from the exons ATGCTTTCATTGGTATAAATATTGGAACTGCCCTTTCGGACATGCCAAACCCGACTCAAGTGGTGGCCCTTCTTAAGGCTCAGAATATCCGACATGTTAGGATTTATGATGCAGACCGAGCCATGCTCCTTGCACTTGCTAATACAGGCATACGGGTGACAGTTTCTGTTCCCAATGAGCAGCTTCTTGGGATCGGTCAATCAAATGCCACTGCAGCGAACTGGGTTGCTCGTAATATAATAGCACATGTTCCTGCTACCAACATCACAACCATAGCAGTCGGATCAGAAATTTTTACAGCCCTCCCAAATGCTGCTCCAGTTCTGGTCTCTGCCTTGAAGTTCATTCACTCTGCCCTTGTTGCATCAAATCTTGACAGCCACATAAAAGTATCAACTCCACATTCTTCTTCCATCATCCTTGATTCCTTCCCCCCTTCCCAAGCTTTCTTTAACCGCTCGTGGGATCCCGTGATGGTTCCCTTGCTCAAGTTTTTGCAGTCAACCGGATCACACTTTATGCTAAATGTATATCCATATTATGATTACATCCAATCAAATGGTGTAATCCCTTTAGACTATGCACTTTTCCGTCCTCTCCCTCCGAATAAGGAGGCTGTGGATGCTAATACGCTTCTTCATTACACAAATGTCTTTGATGCTCTAGTTGATGCAGCATATTTTGCAATGTCCTATCTTAACTTCACTAATGTCCCAATTGTTGTGACTGAGTCGGGGTGGCCATCAAAAGGTGATTCAACTGAGCCATATGCTACAGTTGAAAATGCAAACACTTATAacagtaacttaattaggcatgtTCTTAATAACACTGGCACTCCCAAACATCCTGGCATTGCAGTTAGTACTTATATTTATGAGCTTTACAATGAGGATTTAAGACCCGGACTTATTTCTGAGAAGAACTGGGGACTTTTTGATGCTAATGGGATTCCGGTTTATACCTTGCACTTGACGGGTGCTGGTACTGTGTTGGCAAATGACACTACGAACCAGACCTTTTGTGTTGCGAAGGAAGGTTCTGACCCAAAGATGTTACAAGCGGCTCTAGATTGGGCTTGTGGGCCGGGAAAAGTTGATTGCACTGCTTTGTTGCAAGGTCAACCATGTTATCAGCCAGACAACGTGGTTTCACATTCAACATATGCTTTCAATGCATATTTCCAGCTTATGGGCAAGTCTCCCGGGACCTGTGATTTCAAAGGGGTGGCTAGCATAACTACCACTGACCCAA GTCATGGTTCATGTATATATCCTGGAAG TGCTGGAAGAAATGGCACCCTGACAAATACCACATCGCTTGCTCCATCTTCCAGCACGACAAGTTCTGACAGCATTCCGCTCAATCATTATAATGTTGTTTTGTTACAAACCTCTGTGATTATAGGTGCTCTGCTAATGACTGCAGTTTTCTTATAA